AGCGGCGACTGCTGTATCTGGCGATGGCACAGATAAGGCCGCAAGACGATGAGCTCCCAGAGGTCCGGATGTCTGCGTACAGCGTACTGCAGGCCTTTGGTATGAGCGACGATGGACGCAGCTACATCGAGCTTAAGGCGGCGGTGGAGCGGCTTATGGGGCGGGTGATTGTGATAGACAGGCCCAATGGCGGGTGGCTTATGCATCACTGGGTGCAGAGGGCGGAGTACGAGCCGTCTG
Above is a genomic segment from Treponema sp. J25 containing:
- a CDS encoding replication initiation protein, with the translated sequence MSTTKDVVPTRDDYLLQAHAISRGAYTMTVLERRLLYLAMAQIRPQDDELPEVRMSAYSVLQAFGMSDDGRSYIELKAAVERLMGRVIVIDRPNGGWLMHHWVQRAEYEPSDGSLSIRLSDDLAPYVLHMQEQYSVLRVADLAKLQSKYAQ